A genomic region of Blattabacterium cuenoti contains the following coding sequences:
- the surE gene encoding 5'/3'-nucleotidase SurE → MKNKPIILVTNDDGIIAPGIRALVHTMNSLGDVYVVAPNKPKSGIGHAITMDTVVYCDSVKIDKGIQKEWECSGTPVDCVKLAINHILPRKPDICVSGINHGSNSSINIMYSGTISAVIEAGIEGIPSVGFSLLDFDLDADFEPSKKYVWKIVKKILHNPMEKGIISLNVNIPKLRKEEIRGIKICRQAEAKWKESFDQRYNPKGRAYYWLVGDFVNFDKESDTDEWALKNGYVSIVPIKFDLTDYSTLNILRSWNFILFIFFWKYCLF, encoded by the coding sequence ATGAAAAACAAGCCAATTATTTTAGTAACAAATGATGATGGGATTATAGCTCCTGGAATTCGAGCTCTTGTTCATACGATGAATTCTTTAGGAGATGTATATGTGGTAGCTCCAAATAAACCTAAATCTGGAATAGGACATGCGATAACTATGGATACAGTTGTGTATTGTGATTCAGTGAAGATTGACAAAGGAATCCAAAAAGAATGGGAATGTTCAGGAACTCCTGTCGACTGTGTTAAATTAGCAATCAATCATATTCTTCCAAGGAAACCGGATATCTGTGTATCTGGAATTAATCATGGATCCAATTCTTCCATAAACATTATGTATTCCGGAACAATTTCTGCGGTGATAGAAGCTGGAATAGAAGGTATTCCATCTGTTGGTTTTTCTCTTTTAGATTTTGATTTGGATGCAGATTTTGAACCATCAAAAAAATATGTATGGAAAATTGTAAAAAAAATTCTTCATAATCCTATGGAAAAAGGAATCATTAGTCTCAATGTGAATATTCCAAAATTGAGAAAAGAAGAAATTAGAGGAATTAAAATATGCAGACAGGCAGAAGCTAAATGGAAAGAAAGTTTTGATCAACGTTATAATCCAAAAGGAAGAGCATATTATTGGTTAGTAGGAGATTTTGTGAATTTTGATAAAGAATCAGATACGGATGAATGGGCTTTAAAAAATGGATACGTTTCTATCGTTCCTATTAAATTTGATTTAACAGATTATTCAACTTTAAATATTTTAAGATCTTGGAATTTCATATTATTCATTTTTTTTTGGAAATATTGCTTATTTTGA
- the ruvB gene encoding Holliday junction branch migration DNA helicase RuvB, whose amino-acid sequence MSSIVEGILNPKKFQDFVGQQDILDNLKIFIQAAKKRKESLDHILFHGPPGLGKTTLAHIVANELGVKITVTSGSVLDKPGDLAGLLIHLNSNDVLFIDEIHRLSPIVEEYLYSAMENYKIDIIIDSGSNARSLQIDLSPFTLIGATTRSGLLTAPMRSRFGINGRLTYYRKELLKNIVTRRAKTLNIPITEEASYEIANRSRGTPRIANALLRRVRDFAQIKGNGTIDIHICDLGLQALNVDKHGLDEMDNRILISIIDHFKGGPVGINTIATAVNENTDTIEEVYEPFLIQEGYLVRTPRGRKATLLAYEHLKRDYEKR is encoded by the coding sequence GTGTCATCTATTGTAGAAGGAATTTTGAATCCAAAAAAATTTCAAGATTTTGTTGGGCAACAGGACATCTTAGACAATTTAAAAATTTTTATTCAAGCTGCAAAAAAAAGAAAAGAATCTTTGGATCATATTCTATTTCATGGACCTCCAGGATTAGGAAAAACAACATTAGCTCATATAGTAGCCAATGAGTTAGGTGTTAAAATTACTGTCACTTCAGGATCCGTTTTAGATAAACCAGGGGATTTAGCAGGTTTACTCATTCATTTAAATTCAAATGATGTTCTATTTATTGATGAAATTCATCGTCTATCACCTATAGTGGAAGAATATTTATATTCTGCCATGGAAAATTATAAAATCGATATTATAATTGATTCCGGATCCAATGCCAGATCACTTCAAATTGATTTATCTCCTTTTACTTTAATAGGAGCCACTACAAGATCTGGATTATTAACAGCTCCTATGCGTTCTAGGTTTGGAATCAATGGGCGGTTAACCTATTATAGAAAAGAATTATTAAAAAACATTGTAACCAGGAGAGCAAAAACATTAAACATTCCAATAACCGAAGAAGCATCTTATGAAATTGCTAATCGAAGTAGAGGAACTCCACGCATAGCTAATGCTCTACTTCGTAGAGTTCGTGATTTCGCTCAAATAAAAGGAAACGGGACCATAGATATTCATATTTGTGATTTAGGATTACAAGCACTTAATGTGGATAAACATGGATTAGACGAAATGGATAATAGAATCCTTATATCTATTATAGATCATTTTAAAGGAGGTCCTGTGGGAATAAATACAATAGCAACTGCTGTCAATGAAAATACTGATACTATAGAAGAAGTTTATGAACCTTTTCTCATTCAAGAAGGATATTTAGTAAGAACACCTAGAGGAAGAAAAGCAACATTATTAGCTTATGAACATCTTAAACGAGATTATGAAAAAAGATAA
- a CDS encoding adenylosuccinate synthase yields MPSNVLVGLQWGDEGKGKITDLLAKNSNYVIRYQGGNNSGHSIHINNRCFILHLIPSGVVYPSVKCIIGPGVVVDPKSLIKEIQDIESIGINTSQVFLAKRAHITMPYHRLLDKYKEESLGNRSIGTTHRGIGPTYEDKIARMGIRVLDFFNPKIFYKKLKENIDYKNQIITKIYKRQPVSFKEIYEEYMEYAKQLYPRIIDAVHEIHRAFQEEKKILFEGAQAMLLDINYGTYPYVTTSSTSTGGVCIGSGIPPTFLKNFIGIAKAYCTRVGYGPFPTEIKNKEMSHFIREKGKEYGATTKRPRRCGWLDLFSLKYSCMINGINYLIITKLDVLSQLETIKVCIEYRIHGEVIPNFPANIELFDEEKVEAIYVDFPGWKQNISQIHEYEELPKNCKKYINFIESYLNLDILLISIGSERSQNIIKDKSSFFKIFSY; encoded by the coding sequence ATGCCTTCAAATGTTCTTGTTGGTCTCCAATGGGGTGACGAGGGAAAAGGAAAAATCACAGATCTTCTTGCAAAAAATTCAAATTATGTAATTCGTTATCAAGGAGGAAATAACTCAGGTCATTCTATTCACATTAATAATCGTTGTTTTATTCTTCATTTAATCCCTTCTGGAGTAGTTTATCCATCTGTTAAATGTATTATAGGTCCTGGAGTGGTTGTTGACCCTAAATCTTTAATTAAAGAAATACAAGATATAGAGTCAATAGGAATCAATACATCTCAAGTTTTTTTGGCGAAAAGAGCACATATCACTATGCCATATCATCGTCTATTAGATAAATACAAAGAAGAATCATTAGGAAATAGGTCTATTGGAACTACACATCGTGGAATTGGTCCTACTTATGAAGATAAAATAGCCCGTATGGGTATACGCGTATTAGATTTTTTTAATCCAAAAATTTTTTATAAAAAATTAAAGGAAAATATTGATTATAAAAATCAAATTATAACAAAAATATATAAAAGACAACCTGTTTCTTTTAAAGAAATATATGAAGAATATATGGAGTATGCGAAACAACTTTATCCACGTATTATCGACGCAGTACATGAAATTCATAGAGCTTTTCAAGAAGAAAAAAAAATTCTTTTTGAGGGAGCTCAAGCGATGCTACTAGACATAAATTATGGAACATATCCATATGTAACCACTTCTTCAACTTCTACAGGAGGAGTTTGTATAGGATCTGGGATTCCTCCTACTTTCTTAAAAAATTTTATAGGAATAGCAAAAGCTTATTGTACACGTGTAGGATATGGACCTTTTCCTACAGAAATTAAGAATAAAGAAATGAGTCATTTCATACGAGAAAAAGGAAAAGAATATGGGGCAACTACAAAAAGACCAAGAAGATGTGGATGGTTAGATTTGTTCTCTCTCAAATATTCTTGTATGATAAACGGAATTAATTATTTAATCATTACAAAATTAGATGTTTTAAGTCAATTAGAAACTATAAAAGTATGTATAGAATACCGTATTCATGGAGAAGTTATTCCAAATTTTCCAGCAAATATAGAATTGTTTGATGAAGAAAAAGTAGAAGCAATTTATGTGGATTTTCCTGGTTGGAAACAAAATATTTCTCAAATTCATGAGTATGAAGAATTACCAAAAAATTGCAAAAAATATATTAATTTTATTGAAAGTTATCTAAATTTGGATATTCTATTAATTTCTATAGGATCTGAAAGAAGTCAAAATATTATCAAAGATAAATCTTCCTTTTTTAAAATATTTTCCTATTAA
- the purB gene encoding adenylosuccinate lyase — translation MKEYKNPLGERYSSQEMLYNFSPKKKFLTWRKLWLSLAESQKKLGLNISQEQINDLKNHLDDIDWNRVSFYEKKFRHDVMAHLYAFGEKAIIAKPIIHLGATSAFLGDNTDLIIIRDGLEIILKKLVNVLFRLRNLTLEYHNTPTLAFTHYQPAQLTTVGKRSSLWMQSLLLDVEELEFRLQNLNFRGVKGTVGTAASFKELFDGDIQKVKDLEKEISKKFGFEKVFPVTGQTYDRKVDAQVLNLLSNISQSSHKFSNDLRLLQNLKEMEEPFEKEQIGSSAMAYKRNPVRSERIASLAKYVISLSTSSAMVAATQWLERTLDDSANRRLVIAQSFLATDAILTIWNNILENIVVYPKMIEKHIDQELPFLITESIIVESVKNGADRQEIHERIRIHSMNTNSKIKLEGKGNDFVQRILDDKKIPINEEKINQILNPDNFIGFSSEQSIEFVEKQVNPLLDRFYHFIDSNMDLKV, via the coding sequence GTGAAAGAATATAAAAATCCTTTGGGAGAACGATACAGTAGTCAAGAAATGTTATATAATTTTTCTCCAAAAAAAAAATTTCTCACATGGAGAAAACTTTGGTTATCTTTAGCAGAAAGCCAAAAAAAATTAGGTTTAAATATTAGTCAAGAACAAATAAATGACTTAAAAAATCATTTAGATGATATTGATTGGAATAGAGTTTCTTTTTATGAAAAAAAATTCCGTCATGATGTTATGGCTCATTTATATGCTTTTGGAGAAAAAGCAATTATAGCTAAACCTATTATTCATTTAGGAGCTACAAGTGCTTTTTTAGGAGACAACACGGATCTTATTATTATCCGTGATGGATTAGAGATTATTCTTAAGAAATTAGTTAATGTGCTCTTTCGACTTAGAAATTTGACATTAGAATATCATAACACTCCTACTTTAGCTTTTACTCATTATCAACCTGCTCAATTAACTACTGTAGGAAAACGTTCCTCTTTGTGGATGCAAAGTCTATTATTGGACGTAGAAGAATTAGAATTTAGATTACAAAATCTTAATTTTAGAGGAGTAAAAGGCACTGTGGGGACAGCAGCTAGTTTCAAAGAATTATTTGATGGAGATATCCAAAAAGTCAAAGATTTGGAAAAAGAAATCTCCAAGAAATTTGGATTTGAAAAAGTTTTTCCTGTTACAGGTCAAACTTATGATAGAAAAGTAGATGCACAAGTATTAAATTTATTATCTAATATTTCTCAATCTTCTCATAAGTTTAGCAATGATTTACGTTTACTGCAAAACTTAAAAGAAATGGAAGAGCCATTTGAAAAAGAACAAATTGGATCTAGTGCTATGGCATATAAACGAAATCCAGTGCGTAGTGAACGGATAGCATCTTTAGCAAAATATGTGATTTCTCTATCAACTAGTTCAGCTATGGTTGCAGCTACTCAGTGGTTGGAACGGACATTAGATGATTCAGCTAATAGAAGATTAGTCATAGCTCAATCATTCTTAGCGACAGATGCTATTTTAACAATTTGGAATAATATATTAGAAAATATAGTGGTCTATCCTAAAATGATTGAAAAACATATAGATCAAGAACTTCCATTTTTAATAACGGAATCTATTATTGTAGAGAGTGTAAAAAATGGGGCAGATAGACAAGAGATTCATGAAAGAATTAGAATTCATTCTATGAATACAAATTCTAAAATAAAGTTAGAAGGAAAAGGAAATGATTTTGTCCAACGTATTTTAGATGATAAAAAAATACCTATTAACGAAGAAAAAATAAATCAAATACTTAATCCTGATAATTTTATAGGATTTTCATCGGAACAATCTATAGAATTTGTTGAGAAACAGGTAAATCCTCTCTTAGATCGATTTTATCATTTTATTGATTCCAATATGGATTTGAAAGTTTAG